In Bradyrhizobium sp. 1(2017), one DNA window encodes the following:
- a CDS encoding dihydrodipicolinate synthase family protein, whose protein sequence is MSTSSLHPHGVFSAALTPLDAELAPDHARFVEHCRYLLDEGCDGIAMLGTTGEANSFSVAERIALLEAVVAAGIAPRQLLPGTGVAALSDTIALTRHALSVGVDTVVMLPPFYYKNVSDDGIFASYSEVVQRIGDARLKVVLYHYPQMSAQPISHALIERLRKAYPATFTGIKDSSGDFANMTAMVERFPGFAVLGGADPLMLPLLRKGGAGCITATSNVVARSLAYVFKHFGDSDDDPALKAAQARIVKARELVSQFPQMASLKALAADRTKHARWQRLRPPLESLQPEQLKQLLANAAAFAAAV, encoded by the coding sequence TTGTCGACATCATCGCTCCACCCTCACGGCGTGTTCTCCGCCGCATTGACGCCGCTCGACGCTGAACTCGCGCCCGATCACGCGCGCTTCGTGGAGCATTGCCGCTATCTTCTGGACGAAGGCTGCGACGGCATTGCGATGCTCGGCACGACAGGGGAGGCAAACTCCTTCTCGGTGGCAGAACGCATTGCGCTGCTCGAGGCGGTCGTGGCCGCCGGCATCGCGCCGCGGCAACTTCTTCCCGGCACGGGCGTTGCCGCGCTCAGCGATACCATCGCGCTGACGCGTCACGCGCTCTCGGTCGGCGTCGATACCGTGGTGATGCTGCCGCCGTTCTATTACAAGAACGTCAGCGATGACGGCATCTTCGCCTCCTACAGTGAAGTGGTGCAGCGTATCGGGGATGCGCGCCTGAAGGTCGTGCTCTATCACTACCCGCAGATGTCGGCGCAACCGATCTCGCATGCGCTGATCGAGCGTCTGCGCAAGGCATATCCGGCCACGTTCACCGGCATCAAGGATTCGTCCGGCGACTTCGCCAACATGACGGCGATGGTCGAGCGATTTCCGGGCTTCGCCGTCCTGGGCGGCGCCGATCCGCTGATGCTGCCGCTGCTGCGGAAGGGCGGCGCGGGCTGCATCACCGCGACTTCGAATGTCGTCGCGCGCAGTCTTGCCTATGTCTTCAAGCACTTTGGCGACAGCGATGACGATCCGGCGCTCAAGGCGGCGCAGGCGCGAATCGTGAAGGCCCGCGAGCTCGTCTCGCAATTTCCGCAGATGGCTTCGTTGAAGGCGCTGGCGGCCGATCGCACCAAGCATGCCAGATGGCAGCGCCTGCGCCCACCACTGGAGTCACTGCAGCCCGAGCAGCTCAAACAGCTGCTCGCGAATGCCGCGGCGTTCGCTGCCGCTGTCTAG
- a CDS encoding helix-turn-helix domain-containing protein has product MTFEIKELSQSEQADFKADGRMRAYLSMKRAFKKRASESGVTVKSLAKAIDRDKGQVSRILSGRSAGVTLDTLVLITSALGFRLSFDAIPVETMHKRNRNVAPANWQKVEALKLKDNPRGLAVYVTGTTKANTGSTYFKYVDNRK; this is encoded by the coding sequence ATGACATTTGAAATTAAAGAACTGAGTCAAAGCGAGCAGGCCGATTTCAAGGCAGACGGACGTATGCGTGCGTATCTGTCGATGAAACGCGCATTCAAGAAGCGCGCCTCTGAAAGCGGCGTAACAGTCAAATCGCTTGCTAAGGCTATAGACCGAGACAAAGGTCAAGTTTCCAGAATCCTCTCGGGCCGCAGTGCTGGTGTGACCCTCGATACGCTGGTGTTGATCACGTCTGCGCTAGGATTTCGCTTGTCGTTTGACGCAATCCCAGTCGAAACAATGCACAAACGAAACAGAAATGTTGCCCCTGCCAATTGGCAAAAGGTGGAAGCTCTTAAGCTGAAGGACAACCCACGCGGCCTTGCCGTCTACGTTACTGGCACGACGAAGGCCAACACCGGCAGCACATATTTCAAATACGTTGACAATCGAAAATGA
- a CDS encoding DUF3750 domain-containing protein, with protein MLIFLLLVFVPIGISAVRYFWVGDGRGNWQTADRSSAGLLPPAISHSDALIRVYAARTVRWRSIFAVHTWIVVKEKDAATYSRYDYTAWGEPIRSNGFVPDGRWFGAMPEAVVAIDGAKAESLIPKIRHVVENYRFRTYGDYSAWPGPNSNTFVQAALDAVPELHAVLPPTAIGKDYPYSGRWIGLTASRTGFYASLSGYLGLTLGWVEGLEINFFGAVLGFDVRRPAIKLPGIGRLGVAAGL; from the coding sequence GTGCTCATATTCCTGCTGCTGGTCTTCGTGCCGATCGGGATTTCGGCCGTCCGATATTTCTGGGTCGGGGATGGCCGCGGCAATTGGCAGACCGCGGACCGTTCCAGCGCTGGCCTGCTGCCTCCCGCCATCTCGCATTCGGACGCCCTGATCCGGGTCTACGCCGCGCGAACGGTACGGTGGCGAAGCATCTTCGCGGTACACACCTGGATCGTCGTCAAGGAAAAGGATGCAGCCACCTACAGCCGTTACGACTATACGGCGTGGGGGGAACCGATCCGGAGCAACGGGTTCGTCCCCGATGGCCGCTGGTTCGGAGCCATGCCCGAGGCCGTCGTCGCCATCGACGGCGCAAAGGCGGAATCGCTGATCCCCAAGATCCGACATGTCGTCGAGAATTACAGATTTCGAACCTATGGCGATTACAGCGCCTGGCCGGGTCCGAACTCGAACACCTTCGTCCAGGCCGCTTTGGACGCCGTGCCGGAGCTTCACGCGGTCCTGCCGCCGACCGCGATCGGCAAGGACTACCCCTATTCCGGACGATGGATCGGGCTCACGGCCTCGCGCACCGGCTTCTATGCCTCGCTCTCGGGCTATCTCGGCCTCACGCTCGGCTGGGTCGAAGGTCTCGAGATCAACTTCTTCGGCGCCGTACTCGGCTTCGACGTTCGGCGCCCCGCGATCAAGCTGCCGGGCATCGGCCGTCTCGGTGTTGCTGCGGGCCTGTAA
- a CDS encoding iron-containing alcohol dehydrogenase encodes MTNAFTPIEILRPTVLEFGCGTIAAAARFAERIGAKRPLVISDPFNARRVDTLALPGVVKVFGDVKPEPDLPNLEKAVAMAREAKPDLVVGFGGGSAMDLAKLVAVMCTSDAAFADIVGPEKVAGRSVALMQIPTTSGTGSEAGTRALVTDPVSQNKQAVQSRFMLADIAIVDPDLTMTVPKEVTAATGVDALAHCVEAYTSRKAHPAIDLYALEGARLVGRYLKRAAADGDDREARAGLALASLYGGYCLGPVNTTAGHAVAYPLGTRHHIAHGLACAVIFPHTLAFNMPAVKAKTVAVLQALGLPKQGDAKLAFDTTYQFCADLGIEMRLSALGVPRDDLEVMADEAHAIRRLLDNNPRDLGRDAILNMYEVAF; translated from the coding sequence ATGACCAATGCCTTCACGCCCATCGAGATCCTTCGTCCGACCGTCCTCGAATTCGGCTGCGGCACGATTGCCGCTGCGGCACGCTTCGCCGAGCGGATCGGTGCGAAACGGCCATTGGTGATTTCCGATCCCTTCAACGCGCGCCGCGTCGACACGCTGGCGCTGCCGGGCGTCGTGAAGGTGTTCGGCGACGTGAAGCCGGAGCCCGACCTGCCCAATCTTGAAAAGGCGGTCGCGATGGCGCGCGAAGCCAAGCCCGACCTCGTCGTCGGGTTCGGCGGCGGCAGTGCGATGGATCTCGCCAAGCTGGTTGCGGTGATGTGCACGAGCGATGCGGCCTTCGCCGACATCGTCGGGCCGGAGAAGGTGGCGGGCCGCAGCGTGGCGCTGATGCAGATTCCCACCACGTCCGGGACCGGCAGCGAGGCGGGCACCCGTGCGCTCGTCACCGATCCTGTCAGCCAGAACAAGCAGGCAGTGCAGAGCCGGTTCATGCTGGCCGACATCGCCATCGTCGATCCGGATCTGACGATGACCGTGCCGAAGGAGGTCACCGCGGCGACCGGCGTCGACGCGCTGGCGCATTGCGTCGAGGCCTATACGAGCCGCAAGGCGCATCCCGCGATCGACCTCTATGCGCTCGAAGGCGCGCGGCTGGTCGGACGGTATCTCAAGCGGGCGGCGGCCGACGGCGACGATCGCGAGGCGCGCGCAGGTCTGGCACTGGCCTCGCTCTATGGCGGCTACTGTCTGGGGCCGGTGAACACCACTGCCGGTCATGCGGTCGCCTATCCGCTCGGCACGCGCCATCATATCGCCCATGGCCTGGCCTGCGCCGTGATCTTCCCGCACACGCTGGCGTTCAACATGCCGGCCGTGAAGGCGAAGACCGTCGCCGTGCTTCAGGCGCTTGGATTGCCGAAGCAGGGCGATGCAAAGCTGGCGTTCGACACCACCTACCAGTTCTGCGCCGATCTCGGCATCGAGATGCGGCTGTCAGCGCTCGGCGTGCCTCGGGACGACCTGGAGGTGATGGCCGATGAGGCGCACGCCATTCGCCGCCTGCTCGACAACAATCCACGCGACCTCGGCCGGGATGCGATCCTGAACATGTACGAGGTCGCGTTCTAG
- a CDS encoding Bug family tripartite tricarboxylate transporter substrate binding protein, with translation MRSIWLVLASLMLLAASPAKAQDAYPSKQVTVIVPFAAGGTADIFARKVSNHLQMKLGKPFVVENVGGAGSILGVTRLAKSAPDGITIGVASTSALAINPSLYGPKLSYQPDKDLTPVAQISVVPNVLVVNPNKIKARTVPELIAYLKANPDKVSFGSAGVGTSQHLAGELFQQMTGTKMVHVPYKGSSQMLTDLLSGQIDLAFDNVPLLLPQVRTGQLALLATATPKRAAFDPEVPAVAEFLPGFEAVAWHGFFVPAGTPKPIVEKLSAEIRAFMQQPETVQKMVELGATAVALDSEPFAAYITAETARWKKVIEAANIKLD, from the coding sequence ATGAGATCGATATGGCTTGTTCTTGCCTCGCTCATGCTGCTGGCGGCCTCGCCGGCAAAAGCCCAGGACGCTTATCCGTCCAAGCAGGTGACGGTGATCGTTCCCTTCGCCGCCGGCGGCACCGCCGACATCTTCGCGCGCAAGGTCTCCAACCATTTGCAGATGAAGCTCGGCAAGCCCTTCGTGGTCGAGAATGTCGGCGGCGCCGGCTCGATCCTCGGCGTGACGCGGTTGGCGAAGTCGGCGCCTGATGGCATCACGATCGGCGTTGCCAGCACGTCCGCGCTCGCGATCAACCCGTCGCTCTATGGTCCGAAGCTCAGCTATCAGCCGGACAAGGATCTTACGCCCGTCGCCCAGATCAGCGTCGTGCCCAACGTGCTCGTCGTCAACCCCAACAAGATCAAGGCGCGCACCGTACCGGAACTGATCGCCTATCTGAAGGCGAATCCGGACAAGGTCTCGTTCGGCTCGGCCGGTGTCGGCACCTCGCAGCATCTCGCCGGCGAGCTGTTTCAGCAGATGACCGGCACCAAGATGGTGCACGTGCCCTACAAGGGGTCCAGCCAGATGCTGACGGATCTGCTTAGCGGCCAGATCGATCTTGCCTTCGACAACGTGCCGCTGCTGCTGCCGCAGGTGAGGACCGGCCAGCTCGCACTGCTCGCGACTGCGACGCCGAAGCGGGCCGCCTTCGATCCGGAAGTGCCCGCCGTTGCCGAATTTCTGCCGGGCTTCGAGGCCGTGGCCTGGCACGGCTTCTTCGTCCCGGCTGGCACGCCGAAGCCGATCGTCGAGAAGCTCTCGGCCGAGATCCGCGCCTTCATGCAGCAACCGGAGACGGTGCAGAAGATGGTCGAGCTCGGCGCTACCGCGGTCGCGCTGGATTCCGAGCCGTTCGCAGCCTACATCACCGCCGAGACGGCGCGGTGGAAGAAGGTGATCGAGGCTGCGAACATCAAGCTGGACTAA
- the pdxA gene encoding 4-hydroxythreonine-4-phosphate dehydrogenase PdxA, whose protein sequence is MTSRHLAITMGDPAGIGPEIIIKACVGLKDRIAKGDLRLLIIGSGAALDGARAALGADIAIPEVSNEDRDWPNLCFLQADAEAEPIKPGVLSADGGRFAYKAIEQGVRLTQAGRTSAIVTAPLNKEALNKAGYHFPGHTEMLAHLTGVRGSVMLLAHGNMRVSHVSTHVALEDVPKRLTPERLRLVIDLTNDALRRLGIAKPKIAIAALNPHAGEGGLFGRQDIDVSAPTIAKAVADGLDVVGPVPGDTIFVKLRAGQYDAAVAMYHDQGHIPVKLLGFQVDPATGRWQELSGVNITLGLPIIRTSVDHGTAFDIAGKGIANEHSLIEAIDYAERLAAGASASKS, encoded by the coding sequence ATGACCTCTCGTCATCTTGCCATCACCATGGGTGATCCCGCCGGGATCGGGCCGGAGATCATCATCAAGGCCTGCGTCGGACTGAAGGACCGGATCGCGAAGGGCGATCTGCGCCTGCTGATCATCGGCAGCGGGGCGGCGCTCGACGGGGCCAGGGCCGCGCTCGGTGCCGATATTGCCATCCCCGAGGTCAGCAACGAGGATCGCGACTGGCCGAATCTGTGCTTCCTCCAAGCCGACGCCGAAGCCGAGCCGATCAAGCCCGGTGTCCTCAGCGCCGACGGCGGCCGCTTTGCCTACAAGGCGATCGAGCAGGGCGTGCGCCTGACGCAGGCTGGACGGACCTCCGCCATCGTGACGGCACCGCTCAACAAGGAAGCGCTCAACAAGGCCGGCTATCATTTCCCCGGGCATACCGAGATGCTCGCCCATCTCACCGGCGTGCGCGGCTCGGTGATGCTGCTCGCCCATGGCAACATGCGCGTCAGCCATGTCTCGACCCATGTCGCGCTGGAAGACGTGCCGAAGCGCCTGACGCCGGAGCGCCTGCGCCTGGTGATCGACCTCACCAACGACGCGCTGCGCCGACTCGGCATTGCCAAACCGAAGATCGCGATTGCCGCGCTCAATCCGCATGCCGGTGAGGGCGGTCTGTTCGGCCGGCAGGACATCGACGTGTCGGCGCCGACGATTGCCAAGGCGGTCGCCGACGGTCTCGACGTCGTCGGTCCGGTGCCCGGCGACACCATCTTCGTCAAGCTGCGCGCCGGCCAGTACGATGCCGCGGTCGCGATGTATCACGATCAGGGCCACATCCCCGTCAAGCTGCTCGGTTTCCAGGTCGATCCTGCCACCGGCCGTTGGCAGGAGCTCTCCGGCGTCAACATCACGCTGGGTCTGCCGATCATCCGTACCTCCGTCGATCACGGCACCGCCTTCGATATCGCCGGCAAGGGCATCGCCAACGAGCACAGCCTGATCGAGGCCATCGACTATGCCGAACGGCTGGCCGCCGGCGCTTCCGCATCCAAGTCATGA
- a CDS encoding terminase has protein sequence MARDLAYACDPVAFANDCGVQPDPWQRAFLRRPPRRGLILACRQAGKTETCVLLADHVAHTEPGETIVVISPAQRISSEFIRRAKGRYLHLAGAELANDAVQRIELPNGSRIIGLPGEADNVRGIARVRLVLIDEGARVSDEIYAAVRPMLAVHPRGQLIGLTTGAAKRGWFYEGWIDPESDFEKIRVTPDMCPRITPEFLASERKALGETTFRTEYGLEFLDDQEAAFPNEIIDGIFDKELRPLWV, from the coding sequence ATGGCGCGAGACCTGGCGTATGCCTGCGACCCCGTGGCATTCGCCAATGACTGCGGCGTGCAGCCTGACCCATGGCAGCGAGCGTTCTTGCGCCGGCCGCCCCGCCGCGGCCTGATCTTGGCATGCCGCCAGGCCGGCAAGACCGAGACGTGCGTGCTGCTCGCCGACCACGTGGCGCACACCGAGCCGGGCGAAACCATTGTCGTGATCAGCCCGGCCCAACGCATCAGCTCGGAATTCATCCGCCGCGCCAAGGGACGCTATCTGCACCTGGCCGGCGCGGAATTGGCCAACGATGCCGTGCAGCGCATCGAGCTGCCCAACGGCTCCCGCATCATCGGCCTGCCTGGCGAGGCGGACAACGTGCGCGGTATCGCCCGCGTGCGCCTGGTGCTGATCGATGAAGGCGCTCGCGTCTCTGACGAAATCTATGCGGCCGTCCGTCCCATGCTGGCGGTGCACCCGCGCGGTCAATTGATCGGCCTCACCACTGGCGCCGCAAAGCGTGGTTGGTTTTACGAGGGCTGGATCGATCCCGAATCTGACTTCGAAAAGATCCGGGTCACGCCTGACATGTGCCCACGGATCACGCCTGAGTTCCTGGCAAGCGAACGGAAGGCACTCGGCGAAACGACCTTCCGCACGGAGTACGGCCTTGAGTTCTTGGACGATCAGGAGGCCGCCTTTCCGAACGAGATTATCGACGGCATCTTTGACAAGGAGTTGCGGCCGCTATGGGTATGA
- a CDS encoding four-carbon acid sugar kinase family protein has translation MTSVRLLADDLTGALDTAAEFVGLCGPFDVTWPEAPAMTFASSLAIDCGTRERSKAESIEIVARLAPQLRGATIAYKKVDSLLRGAWAAELGSCLRGGDWASCVVAPAFDYQGRRTLNGQQFARTVQGEWHRVGDNLLAQLRQEGIAARQGEADTLSWGGVQVFDAESDIDLDLVVEMGRRMPGPVLWCGSGGLAGALARSHRADAPDRLKLPVLGLFGSDQLATASQLAACGVATIALAEGEGAAPVRCRLVDDGVVLVKFSLVEGLTRAEAARRIAREMTALIAALEPPGTLIVAGGETLKAACVALGAHALQVTGRIVPGLPRSILQGGRWAGTDVVSKSGAFGPSELWRDLLRDNHLLNMGSPT, from the coding sequence ATGACGAGTGTCCGCCTGCTCGCCGACGATCTCACCGGTGCGCTCGATACCGCGGCGGAGTTCGTCGGCCTGTGCGGACCGTTCGACGTCACCTGGCCGGAAGCGCCTGCGATGACGTTCGCTTCGAGCCTCGCGATCGATTGCGGGACGCGCGAGCGATCGAAGGCCGAGAGCATCGAGATCGTTGCACGGCTGGCGCCGCAGCTTCGCGGCGCGACGATCGCCTACAAGAAGGTGGATAGCCTCCTTCGCGGCGCGTGGGCGGCCGAGCTCGGCTCCTGCCTGCGCGGTGGGGATTGGGCATCCTGCGTGGTCGCGCCGGCCTTTGACTATCAGGGGCGCCGTACCCTGAATGGCCAGCAATTCGCGCGCACGGTCCAGGGCGAGTGGCACCGCGTCGGTGACAATCTCTTGGCCCAGCTGCGGCAGGAAGGCATCGCGGCGCGGCAGGGCGAGGCCGACACGTTGTCGTGGGGCGGCGTCCAGGTGTTCGATGCCGAGAGCGACATCGATCTCGATCTGGTCGTCGAGATGGGGCGGCGCATGCCTGGGCCCGTGCTGTGGTGCGGCAGCGGCGGCTTGGCCGGCGCGCTCGCCCGCAGCCATCGCGCCGACGCGCCGGACCGGTTGAAGCTGCCAGTGCTCGGCTTGTTCGGCTCGGACCAGCTTGCGACAGCGTCTCAGCTGGCGGCGTGCGGAGTGGCGACCATCGCGCTTGCCGAAGGCGAGGGCGCTGCGCCGGTCCGGTGCAGGCTGGTCGATGACGGCGTGGTGCTGGTCAAATTCTCGCTCGTCGAGGGCCTGACACGCGCCGAGGCGGCGCGTCGGATCGCGCGCGAGATGACGGCACTGATCGCGGCACTCGAACCGCCGGGCACGCTGATCGTTGCGGGTGGGGAGACCCTGAAGGCGGCGTGCGTTGCCCTCGGCGCGCACGCGCTCCAGGTGACGGGACGTATCGTGCCGGGATTGCCGCGCTCGATCCTACAGGGTGGCCGGTGGGCCGGAACGGACGTCGTCTCGAAGTCCGGTGCATTCGGGCCCAGCGAGCTCTGGCGCGATCTGCTCCGGGACAATCATTTGCTCAATATGGGGAGTCCGACATGA
- a CDS encoding DUF6941 family protein, which translates to MTPLKVRYVLVSDYATVDHAGKLVIAGLYTEDMVVPALPAMFSTLVITILTETPTESVSFRFTVEAPSGAVAAGGGGKLDPSENLQGTRPRAIVGFQFNSIVFTEGGEYKLVVSDMDGPDRHVIHQFRVVVDPNARPDNVVV; encoded by the coding sequence ATGACGCCACTGAAAGTCCGCTACGTACTCGTATCCGATTACGCTACGGTCGATCATGCCGGAAAGCTTGTTATCGCGGGGCTGTACACCGAGGACATGGTAGTTCCTGCGCTGCCGGCAATGTTTTCCACTCTGGTGATCACCATACTTACTGAAACACCGACTGAAAGCGTCAGCTTCCGCTTCACGGTTGAAGCTCCTAGCGGCGCGGTGGCGGCAGGTGGCGGAGGTAAGCTTGATCCCTCGGAAAATCTTCAGGGAACGAGGCCTCGCGCGATTGTTGGGTTTCAGTTTAACAGCATAGTGTTTACGGAAGGCGGCGAATATAAGCTTGTTGTTTCGGATATGGACGGCCCGGACAGACATGTGATTCACCAGTTCCGAGTCGTTGTCGATCCAAACGCCAGGCCTGACAACGTGGTAGTTTAA
- a CDS encoding FAD-binding oxidoreductase, whose amino-acid sequence MSDSFQDALAGLAAIVGDKHVIAPGAGQEPYVVDWRGRYHGRAVAVVKPGSTAEVASVVKYCADRHLAIVPQGGNTGMCGAATPDDRVGNVVIRLDRMRAVRDLSPLANTITVEAGCILAEVQNAARSVDRYFPMSLGAEGSCQIGGNISTNAGGTAVLRYGPTRDLVLGLEVVLPDGRVFNGLRALRKDNTGYALKQLFIGAEGTLGIITAAVLKLFAPPRSSALALLKLQGVGQALDILQRLRGAVGDRLGSLEIMSRSQIVAIAATVPHVAIPFELTTPWYLIVELTDTLAGIDLDEPLATVLAEAMEAGLAEDVILASSLAQAKAIWAVRHSVSEGNKRSGYVVSHDSVVPLERQAAFVTNVEARIKAAVPHANVVMHGHIGDGNIHVIALIDRAHCQDPAATSALVAEINGVVDDETAAQGGAISAEHGIGITNRGRLARVADPLDIELMRDIKRLLDPNGLMNPGKIFAAGGSRQ is encoded by the coding sequence ATGTCCGATTCCTTCCAGGATGCGCTTGCCGGGCTTGCCGCCATCGTCGGCGACAAGCACGTCATCGCGCCCGGAGCCGGCCAGGAGCCCTATGTGGTGGACTGGCGCGGGCGTTATCACGGCCGCGCGGTTGCGGTGGTGAAGCCCGGTTCGACCGCCGAGGTCGCTTCCGTCGTCAAATACTGCGCTGACAGGCACCTCGCGATCGTGCCGCAAGGCGGCAACACCGGCATGTGCGGGGCCGCAACGCCGGACGATCGTGTGGGCAATGTCGTGATCCGGCTCGACCGTATGCGAGCCGTGCGCGACCTCAGCCCGCTCGCCAACACGATCACGGTGGAGGCCGGCTGCATTCTCGCCGAGGTGCAGAATGCGGCGCGCAGCGTCGACCGTTATTTCCCCATGAGCCTGGGCGCCGAGGGCTCCTGCCAGATCGGCGGCAATATCTCGACCAATGCCGGCGGCACGGCCGTGCTGCGCTATGGGCCGACGCGCGATCTCGTGCTCGGGCTCGAGGTCGTGCTGCCCGACGGGCGTGTGTTCAACGGACTGCGCGCGCTGCGCAAGGACAACACCGGTTACGCCCTGAAGCAGCTCTTCATCGGCGCGGAGGGTACGCTGGGCATCATCACCGCCGCGGTGCTGAAATTGTTTGCGCCGCCACGCAGCTCGGCGCTGGCGCTGCTGAAATTGCAAGGCGTCGGGCAGGCGCTCGACATCCTGCAGCGTCTGCGCGGTGCGGTCGGTGACCGCCTCGGCAGCCTCGAGATCATGTCACGCTCACAGATCGTGGCCATTGCCGCGACCGTGCCGCACGTGGCCATCCCCTTCGAGCTGACGACGCCATGGTATCTGATCGTCGAGCTGACCGACACGCTCGCCGGCATTGATCTCGACGAGCCGCTGGCCACGGTGCTTGCGGAGGCGATGGAGGCGGGGCTCGCGGAGGACGTCATCCTCGCGTCCAGCCTCGCGCAGGCGAAGGCGATCTGGGCTGTCAGGCATAGCGTGTCCGAAGGCAACAAGCGCAGCGGCTACGTGGTGTCGCACGATAGCGTGGTGCCGCTGGAGCGCCAGGCGGCCTTCGTGACCAATGTCGAAGCCAGGATCAAGGCCGCGGTTCCGCATGCGAACGTGGTGATGCACGGCCATATCGGCGACGGCAACATCCACGTCATCGCTCTGATCGACCGCGCTCATTGCCAGGATCCGGCGGCAACCTCCGCGCTGGTGGCGGAGATCAACGGGGTCGTCGACGATGAGACCGCAGCGCAAGGCGGGGCGATCAGCGCCGAGCACGGCATCGGCATCACCAACCGCGGCCGGCTCGCCCGCGTCGCCGATCCGCTCGACATCGAGCTGATGCGCGACATCAAGCGATTGCTCGACCCGAACGGCCTGATGAACCCGGGCAAGATCTTCGCGGCCGGAGGTTCGCGACAATGA
- a CDS encoding IclR family transcriptional regulator — protein MAGHSNMAKVEKKAAKRKANPNPKNYVASVGKAFAVLKCFTSEAFELTLSEIAARAGLDRGTAFRLIQTLVELGYLQAVPQSRRFRLGVACLDLGYTVLSHGSLRSIVEPLLRGLVPDVGDAASLGILDGGDVVYLARVGAGLDRHKMDRRPGTRIPAYSAALGHVMLACLARDEQIARLESRPRVKLSERTLTDLDTLLARLDQVKKKGHAVSDGENAYGLRTLATPIFDAQGLAIGGLSVTIDAMRMDMPAFRDEALPKLMHVTKQVQDIAIKSGLTG, from the coding sequence ATGGCGGGGCATTCGAACATGGCCAAGGTCGAAAAGAAGGCCGCGAAGCGAAAAGCGAACCCAAATCCCAAGAATTACGTTGCCTCCGTCGGCAAGGCCTTTGCCGTGCTCAAATGTTTCACCAGCGAGGCTTTCGAGCTGACCCTGAGCGAAATTGCCGCACGCGCCGGCCTCGATCGCGGAACCGCGTTCCGCCTGATCCAGACCCTGGTCGAGCTCGGCTACCTCCAGGCGGTGCCGCAGAGCCGCCGGTTCCGCCTCGGCGTGGCCTGCCTCGACCTCGGCTACACCGTGCTGTCGCATGGATCGCTGCGGAGCATCGTCGAGCCGCTGCTGCGCGGCCTCGTACCCGATGTCGGCGATGCGGCCTCGCTCGGCATCCTCGACGGCGGCGACGTGGTCTATCTCGCGCGCGTCGGCGCCGGCCTCGACCGCCACAAGATGGACCGCCGGCCGGGCACACGCATTCCCGCCTACAGCGCCGCGCTCGGCCATGTCATGCTGGCGTGTCTGGCGCGGGACGAGCAGATCGCGCGGCTGGAATCACGTCCTCGCGTGAAGCTGTCGGAGCGGACGCTCACCGATCTCGACACCCTGCTCGCCCGGCTCGATCAGGTGAAGAAGAAGGGCCATGCCGTCTCGGACGGCGAGAACGCCTACGGCCTGCGCACGCTGGCGACGCCGATCTTCGATGCCCAGGGCCTCGCGATCGGTGGATTGAGCGTCACGATCGATGCGATGCGCATGGACATGCCCGCCTTTCGCGACGAGGCGCTGCCCAAGCTGATGCACGTGACGAAGCAGGTGCAGGATATCGCGATCAAATCGGGATTGACGGGCTGA